In a genomic window of Demequina muriae:
- a CDS encoding CAP domain-containing protein — translation MSAPQEVPGTGRPRLRPLSTFLLAAVPLVIAGVGGTLAANFAPDTVTTPATAPADQTAQEVAVFEDTSDVLPAVVAPQVESSAADAVPQISVSFAPEPEPAPVAQAAATRSGGGSASASSGSTSASSGSGSASKPAPRQSSDAYCASPSSPYSAGGSVKGLLTAANKERARIGVSAMSWSGSLASAATSWSQSMAGRDDSGTGGALAHNPNRPGAENVAVSGSSGGISVGTAVNKAHAGWMYSGGHCRNIMNPSYSTMGAGTATTANGNAVYTTANFR, via the coding sequence ATGAGCGCACCGCAGGAGGTCCCAGGGACCGGACGACCCCGTCTTCGACCCCTCTCGACCTTCCTGCTGGCGGCCGTTCCGCTCGTCATCGCCGGCGTCGGTGGAACGCTCGCCGCGAACTTCGCGCCCGACACGGTGACCACCCCCGCCACTGCGCCCGCCGACCAGACCGCACAAGAGGTGGCGGTGTTCGAGGACACCAGCGACGTGCTCCCCGCAGTCGTCGCGCCGCAGGTCGAGTCGAGCGCGGCGGACGCCGTTCCGCAGATCTCTGTGTCGTTCGCGCCCGAACCCGAGCCGGCGCCCGTCGCGCAGGCCGCAGCAACGCGGTCCGGGGGCGGCTCCGCTTCCGCATCGTCCGGTTCCACCTCCGCCTCGTCCGGGTCCGGGTCGGCCTCGAAGCCGGCCCCGCGCCAGTCCTCCGACGCGTACTGCGCCTCGCCCTCGTCGCCCTACTCCGCAGGCGGCTCGGTCAAGGGCCTGCTGACCGCTGCCAACAAGGAGCGCGCGCGCATCGGCGTGAGCGCCATGTCCTGGTCGGGAAGCCTCGCGTCCGCCGCGACCAGCTGGTCGCAGTCGATGGCGGGCCGTGACGATTCGGGCACCGGCGGCGCGTTGGCGCACAACCCGAACCGTCCCGGTGCGGAGAACGTCGCCGTCAGCGGCTCCTCGGGCGGGATCTCGGTGGGCACCGCCGTCAACAAGGCCCACGCGGGGTGGATGTACTCAGGCGGCCACTGCCGCAACATCATGAACCCGAGCTACTCCACCATGGGCGCGGGCACCGCGACGACGGCGAACGGCAACGCCGTCTACACCACCGCGAACTTCCGCTGA
- a CDS encoding uracil-DNA glycosylase: MSEAWRTQVAGDWAEALAPVAPRLARIGDFLRNEIAADRGYLPDAHAVLRAFEAPLAEVRVLVVGQDPYPTPGDAVGLSFSVAPGRPMPRSLVNIARELQQDTGETLTDGDLSHWADQGVMLLNRVLTVSPGAAGSHRRRGWEEVTEHAIRVLAERPAPLVAVLWGRDAQSLAPMLDGVPQVASAHPSPLSASRGFFGSRPFSQVNTLLEQQGARPIRWGEPS, from the coding sequence ATGTCGGAGGCGTGGCGCACTCAGGTCGCGGGCGACTGGGCCGAGGCCCTGGCGCCCGTGGCACCGCGTCTCGCACGCATCGGCGACTTCTTGAGGAACGAGATCGCCGCTGACCGAGGCTACCTCCCCGACGCACACGCAGTCCTCCGGGCGTTCGAGGCTCCGCTCGCCGAGGTGCGCGTGCTGGTCGTCGGGCAGGACCCCTACCCGACGCCGGGCGACGCGGTCGGCCTCAGCTTCTCAGTCGCGCCGGGCAGGCCGATGCCGCGGTCACTGGTCAACATCGCTCGCGAACTCCAGCAGGACACGGGTGAGACCCTGACCGACGGCGACCTCTCTCACTGGGCCGATCAGGGCGTGATGCTGCTCAACCGGGTGCTGACCGTCTCGCCCGGCGCTGCCGGCTCACACCGCCGTCGCGGGTGGGAGGAGGTGACCGAGCACGCGATCCGGGTGCTGGCGGAGAGGCCGGCACCGCTCGTGGCGGTCCTCTGGGGACGCGACGCCCAGTCGCTCGCTCCGATGCTCGACGGCGTGCCGCAGGTCGCGAGCGCCCACCCGAGCCCGCTCAGCGCCTCGCGTGGATTCTTCGGCTCACGGCCGTTCTCGCAGGTGAACACGCTCTTGGAGCAGCAAGGCGCACGTCCCATTCGGTGGGGCGAGCCGAGCTAG
- a CDS encoding MauE/DoxX family redox-associated membrane protein — translation MAARERFGAVQPWLSLVVRLGMAGILIAAALPKLVDIPQSIRAVRAYRLLPEAVVPFTGTMLPFVELALALLLLVGAFTRLASIVWLVMMAAFLTGVIWAWATGLTIDCGCFGGGGEVAEGETNYPVHLLERLGFIALGTYLAIWPRSRFSVDGWLAPQPLPQPAP, via the coding sequence ATGGCAGCGAGGGAACGGTTCGGCGCGGTGCAGCCGTGGCTCAGCCTGGTGGTGCGGCTCGGCATGGCAGGGATTCTCATCGCCGCCGCGCTCCCCAAACTCGTCGACATTCCCCAATCCATCCGGGCGGTGCGCGCCTACCGGCTGCTACCCGAGGCCGTGGTTCCCTTCACGGGGACCATGCTGCCGTTCGTCGAGCTGGCACTCGCGCTGCTGCTGCTGGTGGGGGCCTTCACTCGGCTCGCGTCCATCGTGTGGCTGGTGATGATGGCCGCCTTCCTCACCGGCGTGATCTGGGCCTGGGCGACCGGGCTGACGATCGACTGCGGCTGCTTCGGTGGTGGCGGCGAGGTCGCGGAGGGGGAGACCAACTACCCCGTCCACCTGCTTGAACGGCTGGGGTTCATCGCGTTGGGCACCTACCTCGCGATCTGGCCGCGGAGCCGCTTCTCCGTGGACGGCTGGCTCGCGCCTCAACCTCTGCCTCAGCCCGCACCTTAG
- a CDS encoding cold-shock protein: MPTGKVKWFDTDKGFGFIASDDGDEVFLHASALPAGVTAPRPGSRVDYSVADGKRGPSAMTVTILESAPTVSQGMRKSPDDMTVIVEDLIKMLDGVSTALRTGRYPDQAKGQKVASVLRAVADQLEA, translated from the coding sequence GTGCCCACCGGCAAAGTGAAGTGGTTCGACACCGACAAGGGGTTCGGCTTCATCGCGAGCGACGACGGCGATGAGGTCTTTCTGCACGCCTCGGCGCTGCCGGCCGGAGTGACCGCACCCCGCCCCGGCTCCCGCGTCGACTACTCGGTCGCCGACGGCAAGCGCGGTCCGTCCGCCATGACCGTCACGATCCTCGAGTCGGCTCCCACCGTGTCTCAGGGCATGCGCAAGAGCCCCGATGACATGACGGTGATCGTGGAGGATCTCATCAAGATGCTCGACGGCGTCTCGACGGCGCTTCGCACGGGCCGCTATCCCGACCAGGCCAAGGGGCAGAAGGTCGCATCCGTGCTGCGCGCCGTCGCCGACCAGTTGGAGGCTTGA
- the groL gene encoding chaperonin GroEL (60 kDa chaperone family; promotes refolding of misfolded polypeptides especially under stressful conditions; forms two stacked rings of heptamers to form a barrel-shaped 14mer; ends can be capped by GroES; misfolded proteins enter the barrel where they are refolded when GroES binds): MAKIIAFDEEARRGMERGMNALADAVKVTLGPKGRNVVLEKKWGAPTITNDGVSIAKEIELEEPFEKIGAELVKEVAKKTDDVAGDGTTTATVLAQALVREGLRNVSAGANPIALKKGIEKAVAAVTEELLASAVEIETKEQIAATAGISAGDPDIGNLIAEAMDKVGKEGVITVEEAYQFGLELELTEGMRFDKGYLNPYFVTDAERQEAVLEDSYVLLVESKISSLKDLLPILEKTMQAGKPLTIVAEDVDGEALAALVVNKLRGNLKVVAVKAPGFGDRRKAMLQDMAVLTGGQVISESVGLSLESAGLDMLGQARKVVVTKDDTTMVDGAGAEDQVEGRVNQIRAEIENSDSDYDREKLQERLAKLAGGVAVIKAGAATEVELKERKHRIEDAVRNAKAAVEEGIVAGGGVALIQAGTKALAGLHLEGDEATGVRIVELAITAPLRQIAVNAGLEGGVVVEKVKGLPIGHGLNAATGVYEDLLAAGVNDPVKVTRSALQNAASIAGLFLTTEVVVADKPEPEPSMPSGGGDMGGMGF; the protein is encoded by the coding sequence ATGGCAAAGATTATTGCCTTCGATGAGGAGGCCCGCCGCGGCATGGAGCGGGGCATGAATGCCCTCGCCGACGCCGTCAAGGTGACCCTCGGCCCCAAGGGCCGCAACGTCGTGCTTGAGAAGAAGTGGGGAGCCCCCACGATCACCAACGACGGCGTCTCGATCGCCAAGGAGATCGAGCTCGAGGAGCCGTTCGAGAAGATCGGTGCCGAGCTCGTCAAGGAGGTCGCCAAGAAGACGGACGACGTCGCTGGCGACGGCACCACCACCGCCACCGTGCTCGCTCAGGCGCTCGTCCGCGAGGGCCTGCGCAACGTCTCGGCCGGCGCCAACCCGATCGCACTCAAGAAGGGCATCGAGAAGGCGGTCGCGGCCGTGACCGAGGAGCTTCTCGCTTCCGCTGTGGAGATCGAGACCAAGGAGCAGATCGCGGCCACCGCCGGCATCTCCGCCGGTGACCCCGACATTGGCAACCTCATCGCCGAGGCGATGGACAAGGTTGGCAAGGAAGGCGTCATCACCGTCGAGGAGGCCTACCAGTTCGGACTCGAGCTGGAGCTGACCGAGGGCATGCGCTTCGACAAGGGCTACCTCAACCCGTACTTCGTCACTGACGCCGAGCGCCAGGAAGCCGTGCTCGAGGATTCCTACGTGCTGCTGGTCGAGTCGAAGATCTCGTCGCTCAAGGACCTGCTGCCCATCCTCGAGAAGACGATGCAGGCGGGCAAGCCGCTCACCATCGTCGCCGAGGACGTGGATGGCGAGGCCCTCGCGGCGCTCGTGGTCAACAAGCTGCGCGGCAACCTCAAGGTCGTCGCCGTCAAGGCTCCCGGCTTTGGCGACCGCCGCAAGGCGATGCTGCAGGACATGGCGGTCCTTACGGGCGGCCAGGTCATCTCGGAGTCCGTCGGCCTGTCGCTGGAGAGCGCTGGTCTCGACATGCTCGGCCAGGCCCGCAAGGTCGTCGTCACCAAGGACGACACGACCATGGTGGACGGCGCTGGTGCAGAGGACCAGGTCGAGGGGCGGGTCAACCAGATCCGCGCCGAGATCGAGAACTCGGACTCGGACTACGACCGTGAGAAGCTCCAGGAGCGTCTCGCCAAGCTCGCCGGCGGCGTCGCCGTCATCAAGGCGGGCGCGGCCACCGAGGTCGAGCTCAAGGAGCGCAAGCACCGCATCGAGGACGCCGTGCGCAACGCCAAGGCGGCTGTCGAAGAGGGCATCGTCGCCGGTGGTGGCGTGGCCCTGATTCAGGCAGGCACCAAGGCGCTCGCCGGCCTGCACCTCGAGGGTGACGAGGCCACCGGTGTTCGCATCGTGGAGCTCGCCATCACCGCACCGCTGCGCCAGATCGCCGTGAACGCCGGCCTCGAGGGCGGCGTCGTGGTCGAGAAGGTCAAGGGACTGCCGATCGGTCACGGCCTCAACGCCGCGACCGGCGTCTACGAGGACCTGCTCGCTGCGGGCGTCAACGACCCGGTCAAGGTCACGCGGTCTGCTCTGCAGAACGCCGCGTCGATCGCCGGCCTGTTCCTGACCACCGAGGTGGTCGTCGCGGACAAGCCCGAGCCGGAGCCGTCAATGCCCTCCGGCGGCGGCGACATGGGCGGCATGGGCTTCTAA
- a CDS encoding DUF4031 domain-containing protein, with protein sequence MAIYLDPPLWPRHGKVWGHLVSDSSVDELLAFAARAGIPERAFDRDHVDVPAEMYPRLVEMGAVPVDSRELVRRLRASGLRVTAAERHGRS encoded by the coding sequence ATGGCCATCTACCTCGATCCGCCGCTGTGGCCCCGCCACGGAAAGGTGTGGGGGCACCTGGTATCCGACTCCTCTGTCGACGAGTTGCTCGCGTTCGCGGCGAGGGCTGGGATACCTGAACGAGCGTTCGACAGAGATCATGTCGACGTGCCCGCAGAGATGTACCCGCGTCTGGTCGAGATGGGTGCGGTGCCGGTGGACTCGCGCGAGCTGGTCCGTCGCCTGCGCGCGTCGGGGCTGCGGGTGACGGCAGCCGAGAGGCACGGTCGCAGCTGA
- a CDS encoding HD domain-containing protein, protein MATEVHMSPSEVSSWLVPSFARSVTGAGGTAPLHEVEAAARRLLERWSEPERSYHGVAHLVDLLQHVDELKQETHNLDAVRLAAWYHGAIFDAAESAAYAHRGGEDEAASAELARTELAGLGVPAAAVEAVATMVEGLARHSAPGDGSDSAVLSDADLAILASDPQRYRQYLNKVREEYAHIPAHDYLEARRAIVGRLLSRSPLYTSPLGRGWERQARENLTAELTRIDREMATSSRAT, encoded by the coding sequence ATGGCAACTGAGGTTCACATGTCCCCGTCCGAGGTCTCCTCGTGGCTCGTCCCATCCTTTGCGCGCTCGGTGACCGGCGCGGGCGGCACCGCCCCGCTGCACGAGGTCGAGGCTGCCGCGCGCCGCCTGCTCGAGCGATGGAGCGAGCCCGAGCGGAGCTACCACGGCGTCGCTCACCTGGTCGACCTCCTGCAGCATGTCGACGAGCTCAAGCAGGAGACCCACAACCTTGACGCCGTCCGGCTGGCTGCGTGGTACCACGGCGCAATCTTCGACGCCGCCGAGTCCGCGGCCTACGCGCACCGCGGAGGAGAGGACGAGGCCGCGAGCGCCGAGCTGGCACGAACCGAGCTGGCAGGTCTCGGAGTGCCCGCGGCGGCCGTCGAGGCCGTCGCCACCATGGTGGAGGGGCTGGCCCGCCACTCCGCACCGGGCGACGGCAGCGACAGCGCGGTGCTGTCGGACGCAGATCTCGCGATTCTCGCGTCGGATCCCCAGCGCTACCGGCAGTACCTGAACAAGGTGCGCGAGGAGTATGCGCACATCCCCGCGCACGACTATCTCGAGGCCCGACGGGCGATCGTGGGCCGCCTCCTCTCCCGGTCGCCGCTCTACACGAGCCCGCTCGGTCGCGGGTGGGAGCGTCAGGCCAGAGAGAACCTGACGGCGGAGTTGACGCGCATCGACCGCGAGATGGCAACCTCCTCGCGCGCCACCTAG
- a CDS encoding signal peptidase I, producing MAAMLDASTDATRVRRYWRVLVQGLSWVLLAIAVYALWPASLGGGTSLVIVSGQSMEPTYSSGDLVVARKGDPQIGDVIIYAPEDLGGAQVVHRIIGGDAASGWVLQGDNNDFIDPFYPAGAEVRGIVHLHVPNAGVVTMWLLNPLLWCGVILLAMVIALWPSAGDEDDDEPEDGAEDGADDEAADQAAPVTLNDAKTSGA from the coding sequence ATGGCAGCCATGCTCGACGCCAGTACCGACGCCACTCGTGTGCGTCGGTACTGGCGCGTGCTGGTGCAGGGCCTCTCATGGGTCCTCCTCGCCATCGCCGTCTATGCTCTGTGGCCCGCGTCGTTGGGTGGCGGCACCTCGCTCGTGATCGTCTCGGGCCAGTCGATGGAACCCACGTACTCGTCGGGCGATCTCGTGGTGGCGCGCAAGGGTGACCCGCAGATCGGGGACGTCATCATCTACGCCCCTGAGGACCTGGGAGGCGCCCAGGTGGTTCACCGCATCATCGGTGGTGACGCCGCCTCGGGGTGGGTGCTCCAGGGCGACAACAACGACTTCATCGACCCCTTCTATCCCGCGGGCGCCGAGGTGCGCGGGATCGTGCACCTGCACGTCCCGAACGCCGGCGTCGTCACCATGTGGCTGCTCAACCCGCTGCTGTGGTGCGGCGTCATCCTGCTCGCGATGGTGATTGCGCTGTGGCCGTCTGCGGGCGACGAGGACGACGACGAGCCTGAGGACGGCGCAGAGGACGGCGCGGACGACGAGGCGGCAGACCAGGCAGCGCCGGTGACGCTCAACGACGCGAAGACGAGCGGCGCGTGA
- a CDS encoding DUF3263 domain-containing protein, translated as MGEVARVDDAPVVDQLSERDAEILRFERKWWKFAGAKEDAIRDMFGMSSTQYYQVLGALIDDQAALAFDPMLVKRLRRMRSARQRGRATRAFDAAALR; from the coding sequence ATGGGTGAAGTCGCACGCGTGGATGACGCGCCAGTCGTCGACCAGCTGTCCGAGCGCGACGCCGAGATCCTCCGCTTCGAACGCAAGTGGTGGAAGTTCGCAGGTGCCAAGGAAGACGCCATCCGCGACATGTTCGGCATGAGCAGCACGCAGTACTACCAGGTGCTGGGCGCGCTGATCGACGATCAGGCCGCGTTGGCGTTCGACCCGATGCTCGTGAAGCGACTGCGCCGCATGCGGTCGGCCCGCCAGCGCGGACGCGCCACGCGCGCGTTCGATGCGGCCGCGCTTCGCTAG
- a CDS encoding LytR C-terminal domain-containing protein: protein MPQQYERDEFDEIAAEGGPVGVHRAPRPWWTRVLPPLLAFIIAGAVAFGIATLLWNRDIVGGADPSPTPTVTVAPTDEPSGTPSPTATAQPPVESEAPEPSPTPSETEEPEPAILFDAQVHVRNGAGVQGLAGDQQAILVDGGYTNTEANNISSSLIPDDANIVIYSEERLADTAADVAERLGIDRVEMDDTPGGAEIEVLLASEPGA from the coding sequence GTGCCCCAGCAATATGAGCGCGACGAGTTCGACGAGATAGCCGCCGAGGGCGGCCCCGTCGGCGTGCACCGCGCCCCCCGCCCATGGTGGACCCGCGTGCTCCCGCCGCTCCTGGCCTTCATCATCGCCGGCGCCGTCGCCTTCGGCATCGCCACACTGCTCTGGAACCGGGACATCGTGGGAGGGGCTGACCCATCGCCCACTCCGACCGTCACCGTGGCTCCCACGGACGAGCCGTCCGGCACGCCGAGCCCCACGGCCACTGCTCAGCCGCCCGTCGAGTCTGAGGCCCCGGAGCCTTCTCCCACGCCGAGCGAGACGGAGGAACCCGAGCCCGCGATCCTGTTCGACGCACAGGTGCACGTGCGCAACGGGGCCGGCGTTCAGGGCCTGGCAGGCGACCAGCAGGCGATTCTGGTGGACGGCGGCTACACCAACACCGAGGCGAACAACATTTCGTCGAGCCTGATCCCAGACGACGCGAACATCGTGATCTACTCCGAGGAGCGGCTGGCCGACACGGCCGCTGACGTCGCGGAGCGACTGGGCATCGACCGGGTCGAGATGGATGACACCCCTGGCGGTGCGGAGATCGAAGTGCTGCTCGCGTCAGAACCGGGCGCCTGA
- a CDS encoding DUF3027 domain-containing protein, with product MDAVLEKAVDLAYDAAVEAAGDRDAVGAHVSASDDADRLLTHLFACTLPGYRGWVWAVTLARPPRGRDATVCEAHLIPADDALLAPSWVPWADRVRPGDLEPSMVLPMIIEDQRLMPGYEATGEDADALEIWELGLGRERVLAPEGRDSAVERWYRGSHGPTAASAIASTAPCSTCAFFVPLSGAMRVAFGACANEWSPSDGRVVSIDHGCGAHSQTDVEKQVSKWPAPDPVIDTDAADAVRLDEADNAGEADEPEQSEQPEPTDQSDEAPQPESSPTDGVVPGDDAGAREASQAAGESLDQTDHAPEAQSEPDAHGAGVDDVDSPIDDEAQRDDR from the coding sequence ATGGATGCTGTGCTGGAGAAGGCCGTCGACCTCGCCTATGACGCCGCAGTCGAGGCTGCGGGGGACCGTGACGCCGTGGGGGCGCACGTGTCGGCCTCTGACGACGCCGACCGGCTCCTGACTCACCTCTTCGCGTGCACCCTTCCGGGGTACCGCGGCTGGGTCTGGGCCGTGACGCTCGCCCGCCCCCCGCGCGGCCGGGACGCGACCGTCTGCGAGGCTCACCTGATCCCTGCGGACGACGCGTTGCTCGCACCGTCATGGGTGCCGTGGGCCGATCGCGTGCGCCCGGGGGACCTCGAGCCCTCCATGGTCCTGCCGATGATCATCGAGGACCAGCGACTGATGCCGGGCTACGAAGCGACCGGCGAGGACGCCGACGCACTCGAGATCTGGGAGCTGGGACTCGGCCGCGAGCGGGTGCTCGCCCCCGAAGGTCGCGACAGCGCTGTGGAGCGCTGGTACCGCGGATCGCACGGCCCCACCGCGGCATCGGCGATCGCCTCGACCGCGCCCTGCTCGACGTGCGCCTTCTTCGTTCCGCTGTCAGGCGCGATGCGTGTGGCCTTCGGAGCATGCGCGAACGAGTGGTCGCCGTCGGACGGCCGAGTGGTATCCATCGACCACGGCTGTGGAGCCCACTCGCAGACGGATGTCGAGAAGCAGGTCTCGAAGTGGCCGGCGCCCGATCCCGTGATCGACACCGACGCGGCGGATGCGGTCCGCTTGGACGAGGCAGACAACGCAGGCGAGGCAGACGAGCCCGAGCAGTCGGAGCAGCCGGAGCCGACAGATCAGTCGGACGAAGCCCCGCAGCCGGAGTCGAGCCCGACTGATGGCGTTGTCCCGGGCGACGATGCTGGCGCCCGCGAGGCCTCGCAGGCTGCAGGGGAGTCGCTCGACCAGACGGATCATGCACCCGAGGCGCAGTCAGAGCCCGATGCGCACGGTGCTGGTGTCGATGACGTGGACAGCCCCATCGACGATGAGGCTCAGCGCGACGATCGCTGA
- a CDS encoding WXG100 family type VII secretion target: MTRYHVDAAEVAAASALASGSAESIRGEVAAMMGHLTALEGSWQGGAAAAFAGVLDQWRGAQVQVEQALDALTVALSQAAEQYQTAEDTAARLFTAR; this comes from the coding sequence ATGACCCGCTATCACGTCGACGCCGCCGAGGTGGCCGCCGCATCGGCCCTCGCCTCCGGCTCCGCCGAGAGCATCCGTGGCGAAGTGGCCGCCATGATGGGCCACCTGACCGCCCTCGAGGGCTCCTGGCAGGGCGGCGCGGCGGCGGCCTTCGCCGGAGTTCTCGACCAGTGGCGGGGCGCCCAGGTGCAGGTCGAGCAGGCGCTCGATGCGCTCACCGTCGCGTTGTCCCAGGCCGCGGAGCAGTATCAGACCGCCGAGGACACCGCGGCACGGCTGTTCACTGCACGGTAG
- a CDS encoding DsbA family protein translates to MAKNKETGTNDKVAAARKQAQQQVKAQERRTVALIVAGVAVVALIFGGIVWYIIQQASVPDLESGDAVAPVGADETGGILIGMDGAAGGEAPEDAPRLDIYEDFMCPVCGQFEEINKDDIDAMREAGDIQLYVHPISILDHYSQGSNFSTRAANAAATVADAAPEQIVPFMSAMYQNQPAEGTTGLSDEQIEQIAIDAGVPEDVAGTLADGRFTKWVIAATDRSSQDGVPGTPAVMVDRVMLDQAEVPYFQPGALRSHIEGL, encoded by the coding sequence ATGGCCAAGAACAAAGAGACCGGCACGAACGACAAGGTGGCCGCAGCGCGCAAGCAGGCGCAGCAGCAGGTCAAGGCGCAGGAGCGTCGCACCGTGGCGCTGATCGTGGCCGGCGTCGCAGTCGTCGCCCTGATCTTCGGCGGCATCGTGTGGTACATCATTCAGCAGGCATCGGTGCCTGACCTGGAGTCCGGCGACGCGGTCGCACCCGTGGGCGCCGACGAGACCGGCGGCATCCTCATCGGGATGGATGGTGCAGCGGGCGGCGAGGCGCCTGAGGACGCGCCCCGCCTCGACATCTACGAGGACTTCATGTGCCCCGTGTGCGGTCAGTTCGAGGAGATCAACAAGGACGACATCGACGCGATGCGCGAGGCCGGCGACATCCAGCTGTACGTCCACCCGATCTCGATCCTCGACCACTATTCGCAGGGCAGCAACTTTTCGACCCGCGCCGCCAACGCCGCCGCGACGGTCGCCGACGCCGCTCCCGAGCAGATCGTGCCGTTCATGAGCGCGATGTACCAAAACCAGCCCGCCGAGGGCACCACGGGCCTCAGCGACGAGCAGATCGAGCAGATCGCGATCGATGCCGGCGTGCCCGAGGACGTGGCGGGGACGCTTGCCGACGGCCGCTTCACGAAGTGGGTCATCGCGGCCACCGACCGCTCGTCCCAGGACGGCGTGCCCGGCACGCCCGCGGTGATGGTCGATCGCGTGATGCTCGACCAGGCTGAGGTCCCGTACTTCCAGCCCGGCGCTCTCCGGTCGCACATCGAGGGCCTGTAG